One genomic window of Medicago truncatula cultivar Jemalong A17 chromosome 1, MtrunA17r5.0-ANR, whole genome shotgun sequence includes the following:
- the LOC11444999 gene encoding MYB-like transcription factor EOBI has protein sequence MMNTTRTLAMSTTTKKEFGNSKEENELRRGPWTLEEDSLLIHYIARHGEGRWNMLAKSAGLKRTGKSCRLRWLNYLKPDIKRGNLTPQEQLLILELHSKWGNRWSKIAQHLPGRTDNEIKNYWRTRVQKQARQLNIESGSKRFIDAVKCFWMPRLLQKMEQNTSPSFDNSSSMTNMNNFGNSIEASTSNSFNIPSMSPSSYPQRGFIDASNGNHLSTMSTSFNNPSLDFFQFSQPLENSKSAPNVFENNFYNGPIQDNFCIDDTNNYGLEGLNLDPMSSMETYDFSQFDLQTTESGWMLDNMANTLWNMDSM, from the exons ATGATGAACACCACTAGAACATTAGCTATGTCCACAACTACAAAGAAAGAGTTTGGTAATTCTAAAGAAGAAAATGAGCTGAGAAGAGGACCTTGGACTCTTGAAGAAGATAGCTTACTAATACACTATATTGCTCGTCATGGTGAAGGTCGTTGGAATATGTTAGCCAAAAGTGCAG GATTAAAGAGGACTGGAAAAAGCTGCAGACTCAGATGGTTGAATTACTTGAAACCTGACATTAAGAGAGGGAACCTTACACCACAAGAACAATTGTTGATCCTTGAACTTCATTCCAAGTGGGGTAACAG GTGGTCAAAAATTGCTCAGCATTTACCAGGAAGAACAGATAATGAGATAAAGAACTATTGGAGAACAAGGGTGCAAAAACAAGCACGCCAACTTAACATTGAATCTGGTAGCAAGAGATTCATTGATGCTGTTAAGTGTTTTTGGATGCCAAGATTGCTTCAAAAAATGGAACAGAACACTTCTCCAAGCTTTGATAACTCTTCTTCTATGACAAATATGAATAATTTTGGAAATTCTATTGAAGCTTCAACTAGTAATAGCTTCAATATTCCTTCTATGTCTCCATCATCCTATCCACAGAGAGGATTCATAGATGCTTCAAATGGAAATCATTTAAGTACTATGTCAACCAGCTTCAACAATCCTTCTTTGGATTTCTTCCAATTTTCACAGCCACTTGAAAACTCAAAAAGTGCTCCAAATGTGTTTGAGAACAATTTCTATAATGGCCCAATCCAAGACAATTTCTGCATTGATGATACCAATAACTATGGCTTGGAAGGTCTAAACCTTGATCCAATGTCTTCAATGGAAACTTATGACTTTTCACAGTTTGATTTACAAACTACAGAAAGTGGTTGGATGTTAGACAACATGGCTAATACTTTGTGGAACATGGATTCTATGTGA
- the LOC11418586 gene encoding glutamine--tRNA ligase, with the protein MPTKEDISEKEKCLDLFLKIGLDERTAKNTIANNKVTTNLTAVIHEAAVTDGCTRTVGNLIYTVATKYPGNALPHRPTLLEYVVSSKVKTTAQLDAALSFLANTGSENLDVNKFEEACGVGVEVSTEDIKKAVNEVFEENKASIIELRYRTNVGELLGHVRKRLPWADAKAVKQLADAKLYELLGDKTEADNEKPSKKKKEKPAKVEDKAAPIATPEKPPEEDLNPFLIFPSPEENLKVHTEVPFSDGTILRCCNTKALLDKHLKATGGKVLTRFPPEPNGYLHIGHAKAMFIDFGLAKDRDGGCYLRYDDTNPEAEKKEYIDHIEEIVQWMGWKPFKITYTSDYFQELYDLAVELIRRGCAYVDHQTPEEIKEYREKKLNSPWRDRPISESLNLFEDMRRGLVEEGKATLRMKQDMQSDNYNMYDLIAYRIKFTPHPHAGDKWCIYPSYDYAHCIVDSLENVTHSLCTLEFETRRASYYWLLHALGIYQPYVWEYSRLNISNTVMSKRKLNRLVTEKWVDGWDDPRLMTLAGLRRRGMTSTAINSFVRGIGITRSDGTLISVSRLEYHVREELNKTAPRTMVVLHPLKVVITNLEANSTIEVDAKKWPDAQADDSSAFYKIPFSNVLYIERTDFRMKDSKDYYGLAPGKSAILRYAFPIKCTEVILADDNETILEIRAEYDPSKKTKPKGVLHWVAQPAHEVDPLKVEVRLFDRLFLSENPAELDNWLGDLNPHSKEVIPNAFGLPSLRDAKVGDSFQFERLGYFVVDQDSTPEKLVFNRTVTLKDSYSKGGK; encoded by the exons ATGCCTACGAAGGAGGATATCTCAGAGAAGGAGAAATGTCTCGATCTTTTTCTAAAGATCGGCTTAGATGAACGCACCGCGAAAAACACCATTGCTAACAACAAAGTCACCACCAATCTCACCGCCGTTATCCACGAGGCCGCCGTCACCGATGGCTGCACCCGAACTGTTGGAAACCTTATTTACACG GTTGCAACAAAATACCCTGGAAATGCCTTACCGCATCGACCAACATTGCTGGAATATGTTGTTTCATCCAAG GTGAAAACAACGGCTCAGTTAGATGCAGCACTATCATTTCTTGCCAATACGGGTTCGGAAAACCTGGATGTGAATAAATTTGAAGAAGCATGTGGAGTTG GTGTTGAGGTTTCAACAGAAGATATTAAGAAAGCTGTTAACGAAGTTTTTGAGGAGAATAAGGCTTCAATTATTGAACTACGCTATCGAACAAATG TTGGTGAGTTGCTTGGGCACGTGCGAAAGAGGCTTCCATGGGCTGATGCAAAAGCTGTCAAG CAACTTGCTGATGCAAAATTATATGAGCTACTGGGTGATAAAACAGAAGCAGATAATGAAAAGCCTtctaaaaagaagaaagagaaaccTGCTAAAGTAGAG GACAAGGCAGCACCAATTGCTACTCCTGAAAAGCCACCAGAAGAAGATCTCAATCCATTTTTGATATTCCCTAGTCCAGAGGAAAATTTGAAG GTGCATACAGAAGTTCCTTTTAGCGATGGTACTATTTTGAGATGTTGCAATACCAAAGCGCTTCTTGACAAGCATTTGAAAGCAACAGGTGGGAAAGTTTTGACCCGGTTTCCTCCCGAGCCTAATGGATATTTGCATATTGGTCATGCCAAG GCGATGTTTATTGATTTTGGGTTGGCAAAAGACAGAGATGGAGGTTGCTACCTGAG GTACGATGATACAAATCCTGAAGcagaaaagaaagaatatattGATCACATTGAAGAAATTGTCCAGTGGATGGGATGGAAACCATTCAAG ATTACTTACACAAGTGACTATTTCCAAGAACTGTATGATTTAGCCGTGGAGCTCATAAGAAGAGGTTGTGCTTATGTTGATCATCAG ACACCTGAGGAGATAAAGGAGTATAGGGAGAAGAAATTGAACAGTCCATGGAGAGACAGACCAATTTCAGAATCATTGAATCTTTTTGAGGATATGAGACGTGGTCTTGTAGAAGAAGGAAAAGCCACACTGCGAATGAAGCAAGACATGCAGAGTGATAATTACAATATGTATGACCTTATTGCATATCGAATTAAG TTTACTCCGCACCCTCATGCTGGAGACAAATGGTGTATCTACCCAAGTTATGATTATGCTCACTGCATCGTGGATTCACTTGAGAATGTCACACATTCA CTGTGTACTCTTGAGTTTGAGACGCGCCGTGCTTCATACTATTGGTTGTTGCATGCATTAGGTATTTACCAACCTTATGTATGGGAATATTCAAGGTTGAATATCTCTAACACTGTTATGTCGAAGCGCAAG CTTAATCGCCTGGTTACTGAAAAGTGGGTTGATgggtgggatgatcctcgcctgaTGACATTAGCCGGTTTACGGCGTAGAGGGATGACTTCAACAGCAATCAATTCTTTTGTTCGAGGAATTGGAATCACTAGAAG TGATGGCACTTTGATATCTGTGAGTCGCCTTGAATATCATGTTAGGGAAGAATTGAACAAAACAGCTCCTCGGACAATGGTTGTCTTGCACCCACTCAAG GTTGTTATTACTAATCTTGAAGCCAACTCAACAATTGAGGTTGATGCAAAAAAATGGCCTGATGCTCAAGCTGACGATTCATCTGCTTTCTACAAG ATTCCCTTTTCCAATGTTTTATATATTGAACGTACGGATTTCCGTATGAAAGATTCAAAAGATTATTACGGCCTTGCTCCTGGCAAATCTGCGATCCTCAG ATATGCATTTCCTATAAAGTGCACTGAAGTTATTCTAGCTGATGATAATGAGACTATTCTTGAAATTCGGGCCGAATATGATCCTTCAAAGAAGACAAAGCCTAAG ggTGTTCTCCATTGGGTTGCACAACCTGCTCATGAAGTTGATCCATTGAAGGTTGAAGTCAGGCTGTTTGATAGGCTGTTCCTATCAGAG AATCCTGCCGAACTTGACAATTGGCTTGGCGATCTGAACCCTCATTCAAAAGAGGTAATTCCAAATGCATTTGGTTTGCCCTCACTCCGTGATGCAAAAGTTGGGGACAGTTTCCAGTTTGAAAGATTAG GTTATTTTGTGGTCGACCAGGACTCTACTCCAGAAAAGCTTGTTTTTAACAGAACTGTCACATTGAAGGACAGCTATAGTAAGGGTGGAAAATAG